The sequence below is a genomic window from Anopheles cruzii chromosome 3, idAnoCruzAS_RS32_06, whole genome shotgun sequence.
TATCGCCTGTAAACGCTCCAGCATCTCGCCGGAAACTTTTTTCCCCATCTTGCTGATGGGTTCACAAAGCTcgacacaaacaaaacgataaaaaCGGGTTCACGAATCGCGAAAACAGATTCAATTCAACACGAGTTTACGACGGCGGCATCGGCATGGTCaatgttttgctttggtttgaCAGCTATGCCGGTTATATGTCGACAAAGTCGACATAACAGTAgtcgcgaaacaaaaaaactgtgGTGTGAAATATCAAGCGTAAAAGTGCTATAACACTGTTTACCTAATCCTAGCTATACTATAAATTGTTCATGTTCCTATTTTTCCAAATGGTTCGTAATACTTTACTTATTTCTTTTTGTATATTTGTAGCTCCGGCTTTGTTTGTATATTAACCTTGTGCTGTCATACTCCTGCACTGCTGTCAAAACCGTTGCTTGCGCTTGCTGAGTTTGTCAAAAATCGCCCGAGTCATTGCAATCGTTTGCTGTTGTCTTCATTTTTAATCTCCACGCAAAAGTAGCAAAAATGATCGACACTGAGCTGGTTATTCCCGATAAGGTGAGCGGCCGAGCGCCACTAAGGATTTTCTCTTCCGATGGCTAATCGATATCCTTTTTGCTACCGACACAGGACGAGTCCGACACGAGAACAATGAAGGACGCAGCAAACCCACTGGAGGAGCAGCAGGAAGAGGACCTCTACATCAAATACAAGGTAATTTCGTACTCATGGCGGACCTGCTTCGAGATTTTATTGGCCGGGTCTTTTCTTTGTTGACGCCCCACAGAAACTGCAAAAAATGCTCGAGTTCCTTGAGGTGCAGGAAGAGTACATCAAGGATGAGCAGCGTAACCTGAAGAAAGAGTATCTGCACGCGCAGGAGGAAGTGAAGCGCATCCAGTCCGTACCACTCGTGATTGGCCAGTTCCTGGAGGCCGTCGATCAAAATACGGGAATCGTGGGTTCGACGACGGGGTCCAATTACTACGTGCGCATTCTTTCCACGATCGACCGAGAGCTGCTGAAACCATCGGCCAGTGTCGCTCTGCACAAACACAGCAACGCGCTGGTGGACGTcttgccaccggaagcggacaGTTCAATCTCGATGCTGCAGCCGGACGAGAAACCGGACGTGCAGTACTCTGACATCGGTGGCATGGATATGCAGAAGCAAGAAATTAGAGAAGCCGTTGAGTTGCCGCTGACACACTTCGAGCTCTACAAGCAGATCGGTATCGATCCACCGCGCGGTGTGCTCATGTACGGACCGCCAGGGTGTGGCAAAACGATGCTTGCGAAAGCTGTGGCTCACCACACGACGGCAGCTTTCATTCGGTAGGTTCAATACGGTTTTGGTTCAGAAGAAGTTTGAAATTCATGCTAATTCGTTCCACTTGATTCGGTTACAGTGTCGTTGGCTCCGAGTTCGTGCAGAAGTACCTAGGCGAAGGTCCACGAATGGTGCGTGACGTGTTTCGTctggcgaaagaaaactcaCCCGCTATCATCTTTATCGATGAGATCGATGCGATCGCCACGAAACGGTTCGATGCTCAGACCGGCGCCGATCGGGAGGTGCAGCGTATCTTGCTCGAGCTGCTGAACCAGATGGACGGTTTCGATCAGACTACGAACGTGAAGGTGATCATGGCCACCAACCGTGCCGACACGCTCGATCCGGCGCTGCTGCGTCCCGGACGATTGGATCGTAAGATCGAGTTCCCACTGCCCGATCGTCGCCAGAAGCGACTGATCTTCTCCACCATCACCGCCAAGATGAACCTCTCGGAGGACGTAGATCTAGAGGATTTCGTGGCGCGTCCGGATAAAATTTCGGGTGCTGATGTCAACGCTATCTGTCAAGAAGCAGGAATGCACGCGGTTCGGGAGAATAGGTGCGTATCGAAAGGAGTTTGGGGCGGGGTTCGGCGATCAATAtgcttaatttgtttttttttctgtctcaCCAAAGGTATATCGTGTTAGCAAAGGACTTCGAGAAAGGATACAAGAACAACATCAAGAAGGATGAAACCGAGCACGAGTTCTACAAGTAAACCGCAACAGAGTGTCTGAAGCTTTCTCTACACAAGCTGTGGGACTGATACATTTTCTTTTGCGGTGTATGACCGCACCGTTTGAATAAAGATGATTTGATTTACATTAAAACTGTTTCGGAttcaaaaatgaaacaatcagATTAATCGTACACGGACATTCAAGAGTGTATATATAATTTCTTCTTGTTGAACATCGACACACCGTAAAACTAGTTTCCTTCCGGCAGGTGGTATAGTTGCTTGTTACGGCAAAACACGGTACGCGTGTATGCCACTCTGAAACCCAATCGGACCCGACATGTGTGCTGCGCCACGTGGAGTCCTAACTAACACCGGTTAAGTCCTTTTTATTGGTTTATACTACTCGCCTTTTTAAgtttatttcatattttagCTGCAACGATCGTTTATTTATGAATGCAAAAAATCTCAATTATTTATTAGCTTTGTGGTTTAAATATCTACTTTAGCAATAGTATTGTTATCATTTCGTAACGTTTTACTCATCAACAACAAGCCTTGGCCAAATCGTACATGAAAACCGTTATTTTGTTTACAGCAACAGTGTTTAGATAAGATCAAAGTAAACACGataaatatatatatgtatataatTAATTCATATAAATGTATAATTGTACAGTACGTTAACAGGGTTATTTGTTCTCATCGTCACCATGTTAGCCTCTCGTTGATGTTTCCGTTTAAAATATGCCCGTATAGCGTCGTCTAAAACTTACCGTTCGCGACCCGTTCCACGTTATTATTGCGATTTGGAAAACATTCGTTACACATCTGTTCACGTTTTAGCTACAACACTGATCAGAATTGGCACACCTTTAGCTAAagcatgttttgtttttaaataactaACATTCTTTTCGTTCGCCCGCATGGTGTATGTTGAGTACAAAAGCACTACGCGCATCCTCCGTGGCACGGTTGGAGCAAAACCCTAAGCGTGTATCagtcgaaatcgaaaccgtaAATCAGGACACTGTCGCCCTGTTCCGCTGTTGGTGTGTAATATTTCTTGTTGGCGTTTCCGGTACAGCCGCTCGGCGGAAGGAGTTTAAATTTCATAATCGCTTATTGTCTGCGCGTGGGTCAGCGTCGCCCAGAGCGGTGCCCGGATACCATCGCACACTTCCTGCTGTCGTTGCAGATTTTTACGCTTCGCGCCCGTCTTAAACGAACTGCCGGTTCGGGAGGTCCGTTTCGGTccctcggtgctgctggcggtgtcGGCACTCCCGTTCGTCTCACCGGTTTGACCACCAGGTCGCCCTAGCCCAGTGAGATTCGTTTCGCTGTGTGAGACGGCCAACCGTTTGTGTTTGGTGTTGCGGAATCGTTTCCGTTTGCCACGCACCAGATCCAGCACCGTGTCGTCGCGATCGTTACCATAGCTACCGAGTGGTGGCGGCAAACCGCTGATCGCTCCACTGATGCTCGTAGAGCTTCTAATCGAAGCAGGCCTACGGACGTGGTCCGCCGGTTCGAGCACTCCGACCAGTTCCGCCCCACGGAACCGGATCGGACTTTCGTCCTGCTAGCAATGGTCGGTGTCCGATTCCGGGGCCGAATCGGTCAGCAGCATCTGGGCAGCAGGCGAGTCGAACTGAAGGGAAGTaggagaaaattgaaaacttcgTCAAACAAGAATCCAGACCTGGGCTGCCAAGAAGACGCAGCTTACCTGAGTGCTACCGTGCGTGTCACTTCTTTCCTCGTATACTGTGTCGAGGTCGAGGGAAGGATACCCTCGGCTAAGACTGTCTCTGGACTGCAGCAATATCGACCGCTGGCTGTTAACTGtgggaaaattcaatcaatcaatcaaaaggaCGATCAATGGACGACATGGCTAGAGATTTCCAGCAGAGGTTTCCAGTCCATTTACTTGTAATTCGATTAGTTCGCATGTTCAACCTTTTGTTGCTAGAGTTGGTTTGTGGAGGCAAAAGAAACCTGATAAAATTACGCTTAGCATAAAATAACGACATACGTGGCTTCGAGGGTAGAGTTTCACTCACGCCAATTTGTAGAGTCAAAACACGTACCGTACACGGATGACGATCTTGTTCTTCGAATCCTAATAATCCTCCTGTACGGAGTAAACAAGACGGCTTCGGCACAAACAGACCCAAACACGGGCCTTACGTTGCGTTGTTTGCATTGCTTTGGCACCGTGGCCATGTGGCACGGGTGAAGAGCGCGCCAGTCAACATCCGGCCAACGGACTCCAATCAACATTCCGTAACCGAACTGCCACATAATGCTGATGCGGCAGATAGAAAAGTAAAATGACGGTTAGGATACGGGAAATGTGGTTGTCCTCTGCTCGAACCAGATAATCGGTAGGTTTCCTATTTCATTTTATGAACCTCTACAGCTCCAGCGCCGAGCAAACCCATCATTGAACTCGAGCGAACCgcagatttttatttttagcgaatTATCGATTTCATTGTTTATGGCGCACTTTTGCACTCCAGCCACGCGAAAAAAGGCCGCCCACAAatcaatgaaaataaaatacaaaatcaaTACTGGTGGGCCGGTGTTCGTGACATCGGTGAAACCACATAAACCGCAGTATTATCTAAGCTTTAGAATAAATGGTTTTGATCGGAATGACGGAAAACGGTAACGGAAGAATGTGCCGGCCCAGGTGCTCACCGAACTTAGCACCATAAGGTAGGCAATCTACGTTACATTTGGAGCAAGCAGTTCCCTGTTACTTTTGGTGGCTTTCTCGTCCCGTAATTCAATCTAAAATGTAAATACAGAAACATAATTCTACGTTAAAAGAGAGGAAAGGAAGCGCGTAATAAAATATTCTCGCAtcctgcaaaaaaaaccgctgcttgcatttttcattcgtttccaGAGCCGTTCCCTCAGAAATCTGTTTATTCCAACCCTGCTTATTTTGCAAAACGGTCACATTAACAAACCGGATGCGCGAAGTACCATACTCCTTCCATACTCGGTGCTCGTACCGGCAGACTCAGTACAGAGtacatttttgcataaatgATTATGATAAGCAGAAATCGTCGCACCGCAAGGGCAGAATAACCGAAATCAAATCGCTGCCGAGGAAATTGTATCACTTGCTTGGTTAGGGATTATTTCCATCTCATTTCCGAAATGCTTCGCTCGGCGCACGGACACCACTTTTCGACGGAGAGTCTCTATGAATAATGACCACATTTTGGTGCGCCTCCCACGACGGGGATTTGTTGAAAACTGTTAATCTTTCCGAACGTGCCTCATTGCGATTCTCTCGCGGTCGTTCGGGGAGAGCACCCGAATAGTCTGGGCAGGGCCAAAGACCAAACGAAATTACTATTTACATCCAGACAACGATAACACCCACTCCGGTACGGCTTCTGTGGTCGACGCGCGGTTAATCCTCTGACCACGTAAAGGACGCTAAATGTGGCGCAAATCACGACCTCATTTGGGCGCCTGGAACCGCGCGTAGCGGGTTTCGCACGCTTTCCGCTGGCCGGCGCGGAGCCATCTTTAATTtgtccatttatttatttgctcaaCTAACGCGGCACAGAACTATTGATAGCGCTCTCGTGG
It includes:
- the LOC128275183 gene encoding 26S proteasome regulatory subunit 6B, with amino-acid sequence MIDTELVIPDKDESDTRTMKDAANPLEEQQEEDLYIKYKKLQKMLEFLEVQEEYIKDEQRNLKKEYLHAQEEVKRIQSVPLVIGQFLEAVDQNTGIVGSTTGSNYYVRILSTIDRELLKPSASVALHKHSNALVDVLPPEADSSISMLQPDEKPDVQYSDIGGMDMQKQEIREAVELPLTHFELYKQIGIDPPRGVLMYGPPGCGKTMLAKAVAHHTTAAFIRVVGSEFVQKYLGEGPRMVRDVFRLAKENSPAIIFIDEIDAIATKRFDAQTGADREVQRILLELLNQMDGFDQTTNVKVIMATNRADTLDPALLRPGRLDRKIEFPLPDRRQKRLIFSTITAKMNLSEDVDLEDFVARPDKISGADVNAICQEAGMHAVRENRYIVLAKDFEKGYKNNIKKDETEHEFYK